The Schistocerca gregaria isolate iqSchGreg1 chromosome 2, iqSchGreg1.2, whole genome shotgun sequence genome contains the following window.
ACTTATTTTAAATTCTTCTCTCGCTTTTCTTTTTCGTACTCTGCTTTCATAACATTATATTGCGGATCTGCAAATACTGCTACTTATGAGTGCGTTAGAGGTAATTCTAAATTGTATaatactaaattttattttttgaccGGCAGCCAGTTGGGTGTAATCTACAAGCAGATTTAACGAAATCAGTCAATGTTGAAATCTGGAAGGCGGGAGTACGATATCCACGTGGCTTCTCATCATCACAACTACTGTGGTCCAGTATCAGTAAACAATTCTTTTACGGTTTCTTCCACCGGTAAACGAGAAATGAGAAGAAGAGCTCTGTTTCACTTGGTACAACCGGTTGTGACAGACTTAGCTTTCATTTTCTACTCTTCAAAAATTTTTTTCTGCAGTAACTATGTTAATGGAACGGTTCCGACGATAGTCGTATGTGGTTTTGCAAAATTACGAAAAAATTACATCAGAATGATTTTACGATGATTGAAGCCTATTACTACAGCAAACAGTTGTAGTCTTACAACCATTTCTTCATTCACTGAAACAACTAGTAGATACTGCTGATTATTTGTCGAACGTTTAACGCCACAGGCAATACTGTTCAGCGGTCATTAAAATTTTAGAACCTTAAACATAATGGACACAAGACATGGAAAGAAAAAGGCTAGAGATCAAATACCTCCCTTGTGCATCAaacatcacagaaaaaaaaaattgaggctaGTTATGTGGTCTAACAGAGgagttcaaagaaaatatttttcactAATTTTCTAGTTATCTGAAGGCAGTAGtcgattacaaatgatgaaaaatatttaaaaaaaactgagtaacttCAAAACAATTGcgaaaatgaacaaaaaaaaagtaacagTGCTTATCGAATTCTGGTACGTTCTTACATCCAGGTGATCATCTTCGCGGCGGTTGTGGCTGTGGCCCGCGCCATCTACCTGGACGCTCCCGCGGTGTACGCCCCGTACGCCGCCCGCGCTTACGCCGCCCCCGCttacgccgccgcccccgccgtcgtcgccgcccccgccgtccGCGCTGCGCCTGTggccgtcgccgcccccgccgtgAGGGCCGCCGCAGTGCCGgtagccgccgccgcccccgcagccgtgGCCGCCGCCGAGTACGACCCGCACCCACAGTACAGCTACGGCTACAGCGTGTCCGACGCGCTGACCGGCGACTCCAAGACCCACCAGGAGAGCCGCGACGGAGACGTCGTCCAGGGCAGCTACAGCCTGGTCGAGCCCGACGGCTCCGTGCGCACCGTCGACTACACCGCTGACCCCGTCAACGGCTTCAACGCCGTCGTGCACAAGGAGGGCGGAGTCCATCCGCCTGTCGCCGCCCCCGCTCCTGTGGCCGTGGCCGCCCCCGCTGTAGCCAGGGCTGCCATCGCCGCCCCCGCTGTGGCCGCCGCCCCTGTAGTTAGAACAGCGATCGCCGCCCCTGCTGTGGCCGCCGCCCCTGTGGTGAGGAccgccgtcgccgcccccgccatcgcagCCGCCCCCATCGCCAGGGCAGCCATCGCAGCACCCGCCTACGCCAGCTATGCCGCCGCTCCCTTCGCCAGGGCTGCTTACGGTGCCCCTCTCTACCCGTACGCCAGGACTGTCATTGCGTGAAATCTCATCCGGCGGTTCCCACATGTCCAACACTGAACCCTACTTATTGCTGAGTTCGCAATCACGTTCATTCTGTATGCATAACATGCAAATAAAGATGTCTTATACTTATTGCCTTTCGTCTCTTCTGTTAGCTGCATGTGTAAAACTTGTCTCTGTATTAATTGCATGGACGCATATGTACCAGGTTGAAAATACTAACACCACACAACCAAGGACCTTTTTCTAATGTTGGTAATACAAAATTGAGATATTTAAGAAGGAAATTAGATTatgccaatttttttaaaatcttagtgTGTTACAGGCGATCCCgagagataaactgaaagaaaataatCTCTTTACAGTCCGTGTTAACAACGGGAGCTTGTGAAAACGAACGCTTCATATCGGTTTTAGCTTTCTCTTGCTTTATTGATAATCTATCGTCCGTCCATCTGCAGGCACTTACTGACATGTTACTGGCGATTACtgttatagccggccggggtggccgagcggttctaggcgctacagtctggaaccgcgcgaccactacgatcgcaggttcgaatcctacctcgggcatgtatgtgtgtgatgtcctttggttagttaggtttaagtagttctaagttctaggggactgatgaccacagcagttgagtcccatagtgctcagagccatttgaaccacatccacAGAGCTCGACAGGTCCAGGAGGTCACCCATCTACCTGCTAgccaagaccgacagcgcttaacttctgtgatcttcaaaaatggctataagcaccatgggactcaacatctgaggtcatcagtcccctatacttagaactacttaatcctaac
Protein-coding sequences here:
- the LOC126334801 gene encoding cuticle protein 19.8-like, with product MAYKVIIFAAVVAVARAIYLDAPAVYAPYAARAYAAPAYAAAPAVVAAPAVRAAPVAVAAPAVRAAAVPVAAAAPAAVAAAEYDPHPQYSYGYSVSDALTGDSKTHQESRDGDVVQGSYSLVEPDGSVRTVDYTADPVNGFNAVVHKEGGVHPPVAAPAPVAVAAPAVARAAIAAPAVAAAPVVRTAIAAPAVAAAPVVRTAVAAPAIAAAPIARAAIAAPAYASYAAAPFARAAYGAPLYPYARTVIA